GTACCGGGTATATGGATGGATAAAAAAGTTGATGTAGTCATTAACGTTTTTGGAAAACCATATCAGACAGCTTTAAGTATCCTTTCTCTATTTAAGTATTCTTGGAAGCATATTAGAAAAGTATATATAATACTGGAAAAAGAAAATAAAAAAAATCAGATTTGTCTATTAAAAGAGCTTCTTTTTTATGTAAGGAAGAGAATCGTATTTTATTCTCCAAAAAATTGGTTTTGGGTTTATGCTGTAGATCCAAATGAATTCGCTAAAGAAGAAGTCCGCCTTGGATTGCGCTATCAATATGGCATTGAGAACTCTGATGCAGGATATATCTATATTATGCATAATGATGTTGTTCATTATGTAGATGTCATCGGAAAGTATTTAGCTTATATTGGAAGCCATATAGCGATTGGAAAAATTGGCATGTGTCACAATTGTCCTGCCTTTTGGGCTGATATATGTGACGGCAACCGGTATCTAAACTATCGTCCAAGCATAGAAGAGTTACGAGCCCTGTACCATGAAGCCATTCCACCCCATGGCTGGAAAGGTTTTATGTATCATCTCAAAGATTTTTGTGACGAATATAGATCTCAGCCTTGGCCATTGCCCTGCTGTCGAGTGAATGAGTTTTCATGCCTTATTGATCTGAAACAATATAAAGATGTTACAATGCCTTATGGAACTGCATACCCTTTTGGTGCCTATGGTTCCTGCGGGGATTATCTGTTGGATATTGCTTGTCGATGGTTCCATGATGTTAATCTGTTAGGTTATACATGCAAGAATTTTATGCTTAAAAAGCACGAATTATTTCACATCGGCGGTCACGCGGCGATGTTTAACAAAGAATTATACGTTGATAATGAAATGTTTGCCCATGATGAGTTGAGAAGAATGTCTTTGCTGGGCAGAAATGTGCATTTTTGATAAGATTGCAATCCTTGTTCGGATGTTAAATGCTTTTTTGAGACCATGTCCTTGTTTCTACTTGGTTCCACCGTTTGTTCTGAAGGTATGGTGAGTTTCCCCAACAGGGATCTGTAAACATGGTTGAGACGAGTTCAATACAAGAGGCCAGGCATTTAGTGCCTGGCCTCTTGTATTGTGTAGGTACGGCAGATCCATTTCATCCGGGATAAGCTTCACCTTTTGTAAAGTTCGGTACTGTTTTGGGGTGATCTGCTGCCTGTCATGCGTCATGTTCCGATTCCGAAATCCGGGCCAGTTCGTTTTCCAGCATCTTGCGAAATGCAAGTTCTGGCTCCTGTCTCTCCCTGCCCTGTCTGATGGCTGCAAAATAGGCATTGCAAATCCCGCGCTTTTCGTTGTCCCATGTGCTGGAAAATCCCACCCTGGTTCCTGATGCGATTTTTTGCACGCCGGGACTGTCTCGCAAGGCATGGGCCCAGTTGATCACATGGGTGTAGTAGAGCAGGGCGCGGTCCAGCATGATATACAGGAGCTGCACGTTATCCACCGGGCCCATGTGGACCTGGTAGCCTCCAAGGCCAATGCCCTTGACCTTGGTTTTGGCAAATCGTTCTCCGTCCCAAAGCACATATCCGGCTGCAAGGGCACTGCCAAGGGCCGTGAAAATGCCAAAGGTCAGCCCGGCTGCTGCAAGATCCACGGCAGCACCAATGCTGCCTCCGGTGACGGCTGCAGCCGTTGCCAGTTGTTTGGGTTTCAGTCCCAGAACATGCCATGTGCTCTGGTCAAAAAGATCTTCATGAAGGATGGATTGATCGGGCAGGGTGTAGTTGAAGATATTGTGCTTGAAAAGGCGCTTGATCCGTTGATGACATCGTGTTTCAGCCGTTGTCAGGTGATGTTGCAATCGGGAGAGGAGTTGTTCCTTGATTTCGGGGATTCTGGCTTTTGAACGGCACGTTGTATGGGTCGTGTAGGTGGCGCACTCTTTGATCAGTTCACAGATGGTTGCTGCTGTGAGGGCATTGCGCTGTGCCCAGTCTTTTTTGAAACTTGTGACCACCAGACTCAATGCCTGTTCCCAGTCCTGGTCAATGGATTTCAGGTTTTCAAGCAAGGCAATGCGCTCGCTGTAGGTGGCCTTGTGGGCATTAAAGATCCTGGTCAGGTTGAAATGACGATTGAATTGGCTTTTCCAGTCATCCAGATAGCGAAAATCATCATCCTTGCAATTGATTATGGCCATGCGGGGCCTTCCCGTGAGTCTGAGAATGTCCATTTCCATCTTGTCTACCCGACGCATGGGACGGGAACCATCCACCACATAAATGATTCCGCCTTTATCCAGGATGGGCAAAAAAAGCTCACATTCATCCCTGAATTCGGCAAGGGACACGTGGGCCTGGTAAAAGGCATGCAGGATGGCATGGGGCGGGCCCGTGTAGGCGCGCAGCCAGTCCAGGGTTTTTTTGGGGTTCTGGAATCCGGGAGTGTCAATGAACCGGATGACTTCCCTGCCGTCGATGCTCACGGGGTATACCCGGCTTGTGGTGGTTTCTCCGGGAATCCGGCTCACGGGAACCGTATCGTCTTCGGCCAGGGTGGAAACTACCGAAGATTTTCCCTCGTTGGGGTGACCGATAATGGCGAATTCAGGGATATCAAGAGGCATGGGCTGTCCTCAGTTTGATGACCTCAATGGTCGGATTGGCGAGGCGGGCGACCAGATCCTGCCACACCTTTGCGTTCACGTCGTCCGGCGGGGTCAAGATTGTCTCGGAGGCGGGTTTGCCGATGAGGGCGATGGTGATCATGGCTGGATGATCGAACAACGCGCTCAACGTGGTCACAAAATCAAGGAGTTCGCGTATGGGCGGTTGCCATGCCTCCTGCAGGATGACCACTCTGGCCCGATTTTCGTGCCAGGTCATGTTGCGGAGCCGGGTAAGAAGCGTATCCTGCTCATAGGGATCAAGCAGTACGTGGCTGGAAGGACTGATGCCCGTGCCCTGGAGGATGGCCTGGTACAGCTGCTCGAACGGGCACTGGTCTGCGAGCTCTTCGGGCACAAGAACCGTAAGGACCTCCTGCTTGGAATCCCGGGGTAAAGGGACCACCGGCGCAGGCTGCAAAGAGGGGGCTGCAATCTGCTGGGTGGTCGTTTGTTTGAAATCTCGAGGAGTTGTTTCCACCAAAGGAGTTGTCATCCTGAAGAGAAGCCGATCAATGTCCGGAGAGGAAAAGGGATGCTCACGAACCACCCTGTTTCCGGCATACCTGGACAGACCCAGGAGGAGAACCCGGGGAAGAAGACCATAACAGATCAGGGCAAGGCACAGAAACGGCCACCAGGAAACCAGGTCCGGCGTGGCCAGGTGGTACATTCCCTCCTTGAGGATCATCTTGCTCCCGGCGATCTGTTCCAGACTGGGGTATGCTATGCCCTGAGGCACAAACCAGGACCAGGGCAGGGCAATGGCAGCCACGAAGTCATGCACGGCCTGTCCACTGATCCTGAGGGTTGATTGCCAGCCAAAAGCCAGATCTGATCCCATGACCCTGATCAGGGTCGCTCCCAATGCTCCCAGGTTGAACATGACGCCAACGACCTGGGCCAGGGAGAACAGCGGCCAGAAAAAAAGACGGCCATAGGTCTGTTTCCAGGAACCAGCTGATCCCAGGGTGGCAAGAAAGGCAGTGCGGTCAGCGGATGACAGGGTTGTGAGAACGCGTGAGGCAAAACGTCTGGCCAGACCACTGGTTGCTCTGCCCAGCAGTCCGAGCATGGGAGAGGGGCTGGCGGGAAAGCGGGTTACCTGGCGTAAGCCAAAAACCACGACAAGGACCAGTAGCAGCAGGATCTGGGGAAGGATCAGCACGAGCAGATAATTGAAGATATTGATGGGCGCCTTGCCCGTGTAGGTCAGCAGGGCAAGAGCCATGGACGCGCCAGCACAGAGACCAAAGAAGGCAAGGCACAGGGCAACGGTGCCCAATGTACCTGTAATCAGTTGTCCGGGAAAAAGGATTTGAGATTTTTCCCGGGCCTGGTCCTTTCGATGGCCAAGCCAGGTGAACAGGGCTTGTTGCTTGTCCTCGGGCGTGTGGAGGTGCAAAGCCTCCTGGTCCTTGTACGCTGTCAGGAAAATCGTTCGGTCGCGTTTGCTTAACCGGGTTGCGTCCTGGTCGGCGTCCATGCGCAGAAAGTATTCGAGGTCGAGAATGTCGGCGAGGTTCCAGTGCATATGCTATTGGCTGGATTGTCAGGTTGAAGGGGGAAACCGGGGTCGGGAAAACCGAACCGGCTGATTTTGACGTAGGAAAAAGCCACTTTAGGTGGAGAATGCAGGGTTTGGCAATACAAGAGGTAGTCCGGATACGGAGCACAACACCAAGTCGGATCAGCTTGGAAAAGAACCATCATAATATCGGCTACTTATGCATCATCAGCTTTGTTTTGACAAAAGCTTTGACAGTCG
The DNA window shown above is from Desulfoplanes formicivorans and carries:
- a CDS encoding GTPase/DUF3482 domain-containing protein; this translates as MPLDIPEFAIIGHPNEGKSSVVSTLAEDDTVPVSRIPGETTTSRVYPVSIDGREVIRFIDTPGFQNPKKTLDWLRAYTGPPHAILHAFYQAHVSLAEFRDECELFLPILDKGGIIYVVDGSRPMRRVDKMEMDILRLTGRPRMAIINCKDDDFRYLDDWKSQFNRHFNLTRIFNAHKATYSERIALLENLKSIDQDWEQALSLVVTSFKKDWAQRNALTAATICELIKECATYTTHTTCRSKARIPEIKEQLLSRLQHHLTTAETRCHQRIKRLFKHNIFNYTLPDQSILHEDLFDQSTWHVLGLKPKQLATAAAVTGGSIGAAVDLAAAGLTFGIFTALGSALAAGYVLWDGERFAKTKVKGIGLGGYQVHMGPVDNVQLLYIMLDRALLYYTHVINWAHALRDSPGVQKIASGTRVGFSSTWDNEKRGICNAYFAAIRQGRERQEPELAFRKMLENELARISESEHDA
- a CDS encoding DUF2868 domain-containing protein, which encodes MHWNLADILDLEYFLRMDADQDATRLSKRDRTIFLTAYKDQEALHLHTPEDKQQALFTWLGHRKDQAREKSQILFPGQLITGTLGTVALCLAFFGLCAGASMALALLTYTGKAPINIFNYLLVLILPQILLLLVLVVVFGLRQVTRFPASPSPMLGLLGRATSGLARRFASRVLTTLSSADRTAFLATLGSAGSWKQTYGRLFFWPLFSLAQVVGVMFNLGALGATLIRVMGSDLAFGWQSTLRISGQAVHDFVAAIALPWSWFVPQGIAYPSLEQIAGSKMILKEGMYHLATPDLVSWWPFLCLALICYGLLPRVLLLGLSRYAGNRVVREHPFSSPDIDRLLFRMTTPLVETTPRDFKQTTTQQIAAPSLQPAPVVPLPRDSKQEVLTVLVPEELADQCPFEQLYQAILQGTGISPSSHVLLDPYEQDTLLTRLRNMTWHENRARVVILQEAWQPPIRELLDFVTTLSALFDHPAMITIALIGKPASETILTPPDDVNAKVWQDLVARLANPTIEVIKLRTAHAS